ACAGGCTGGTATTCCTTCGTTGTTGACTTACTTATATAGTCGAAGGAAACTCTTCTGTACATATCGATATTCCCAAACATTGGGAGCGTCGGGTAATAAGAAGCAATTAAAAAGTACAGAAAAACAGCACTGATGAGAACTGCCCAGATCCTTCTCATTTCTTCTCACCTGCCTTCATCCTAAAGAGCGCAAAAATCATCACTGCGCTCGCAAGACCAGAGCCAACGGCTGCTTCGGTGATAGCCACATCTGGAGCTTTCAGGACGATGAAAAGCAGAACGGAGAGCAAACTAACTGCAGAGAGAGCAAGTATAGAATCGAAAACCTTCTTCGCTTCAACGGCGAATAGTGAGTAGATTATCATAAGACCTCCGATGAGGTAGAAAATCCAATCGAGAAGCTCAAGATTTTGGAAAAATTCGATAATATTACTCATGATTCTCACCACCGTTTTCTTGCGTTGTGTAAACTGAAGCAATTTCGTCAACAACCGTTTCCTTACAAGCTGGCACTTTATTTTTGTATGCAGCCCTAATCATAACAGAAGAGGCAACCGGGTTTGTTAGTGCAATAAAGGCTATTAACAACAACGCTTTTCCGAGGAATGCAGGGTTAAGTATCCCAACACCGAGCGCCACTGAGAACGTTCCAAGTGTCGTTGCCTTTGTCGAAGCCTGAAGTTTTGTGTAAAAATCAGGCATCCTCAAAAGGCCGAGCCCTGCGTAGAAATAGAAAAGTGCACCGAGTGCTGTCAAGGTGTATCCAACTATCTGCTGGATTAATCCTGTCATTTCACATCACCGTCCACGGATTTTGACTCAGCATTGTTAACAGCCTGATTTTCCAAATACCTTGCAAAGACTATGGTCTCGATAAACGAAAGCAACCCGTAGAGTATAGCGATATCCATGTACATGTTGTTTTTGAAAATATAGGCTATAAGTGAAACAAGACCTATGACCATTACGTTCATCATATCGACTGCCATAAGCCTTTCGAAACTGGAAGGTCCCAAAAGAAAGCGCAAAAGAGAAAAGAATATCCCTAAACCGGTGAGACCAAAGACGATGAGGTCGATTAAAAGGCTCCCGCTCATTCGTACACCCCCTTCAATATACGCTCAAATACACCGTAGAAACTCTTCTTAGACTCTTCGTCGGTTCCTTTAACTTCGATCCAGTGGATGTAAAGCTCATCATCTTTGATATCAACTGTAATCGTTCCTGGTGTGAGTGTTATTGAGTTCGCAAGTGTAAGCTTTGCAACGTCACCTTTCAAATCAGTTTTGATACGAACAAAACCGGGCTTCACCTTTACCTTTGGTTCAACCACCCTTGAAGCTACATCAAGGTTCGCCTTCAACATCTCCCAAATAAACACGGGAACGTACACGAAGACAAACTTGAACAGTCCGGGGATGAACTTCGCACTGAGCTTGATGTTGTAGTACCTCTTGAAAATCACGGAAATAACAGCCGAGACGATGAGACCTACAATAATTTCCTGAGGGTCAATCGTCCAGGTGAGAACCAACCAAGTGAAAAAAGTCACAATAAAAACAGAAAAACTCACAAAAATCCCTCCCACTCAGGATTAAGATATTTTTCACAAAGTCCTTAAAAAAGAAGAAGTAGCAACTTTTAATACTAATTTGGACTTTGCTTGTGAATTGAAAATAGACAACAACACTCTACTTTTCTGGCATATTTTAACAACACACTTAAAAAGTGTCAAATACGAAAATAGGACAAAAAATGTCTGAAATAAGGGAAATCTTTGCTGATTGCGAGTTTTTGTTGTCGTAGAATGTGCTTTGAAGATTAGTCAAATCCCCAAGCGTATTATACCAAATTTGTTTTTAAAAACAAAATCACAGAAATTCATCAAGATACTGTATTCGGGGTGAAGATTGTATATAGACAATATGGTTCACCGATAGTAAGAGTTGTTGAGGGCTGTTGAAAAAATATGTATAAGACACAAAACCTATTGGCATTCTCAATATCTTTCGTGCGTAAATTGTTTTTCTCTGATAAAATATACTTGAAAAGAAATCCTCTGATTGTCTTAATGTGTTGTACTGTAAAAACTTAAGGATCAGCAAGAAAGGCATATCTTTTCAAAAGTTCGTTGTTCGCTAAGTAATAGATTAGAAATTTGCATTACTTCTAACTAATAAGATGCAACTTGAAAGAGGTGATTTAAAATGGTCACGTTTAAGAAAACAGCTTCAGAGCGGTTGGAGGAAGGTGACGCTCTCTACGATGCGGGGCTGTATGAAGAAGCCATAGAGTGCTATGATCAAGCAATAAAGCTTGAACCTGAGAACATTAACACACTCATTCTCAAAAGCACCGTATTAGCTCGTGTGAGGAAATTCGATGGGCGTTGAGCTGCATCCAAAAAGCTCTTCAAATCGCTCCCAATAATGCCGATGCGTTGGAATTTAAGAATGCGATTTTGAAAATGCTGGGGAGGTAAAAGAAAGGGAGATTTTCGGTGGATATTTTTGGAAAAAGCGCTGGATATTTTCTAAACATGGGAAATCTTTTCTACGAACAAGGCAGGTACGAAGAAGTGCTCCAGTGTTATGAGCAAGCTTTGAGAATTGCCCCTTACTTTGCTGCAGCGTGGTACAATAAAGGCCATTTACTGAAACAGTTAGGCTGGTATCAAGGAGCTATCCAATGTTACGGCGAGGTGTTGAGAATAGACCCATATTTCATTGATGCTTTCATCAATAAAGGCAATGCGTTGAAACAGTTAGGTAGGTACGAAGAAGCTATCCGTTGCTACGATGAAGCACTGCGAATTGATCCCAATCACTCAAGAGCATGGTATAACAAAGGTAACGCGATGTTGCAGATAGGTAGGTATGAAGAAGCTCTAAGATGTTATGACCAAGCTTTGAAAAACAATCCAAGTTATCTAGATGCCTGGAATAACAAGGGCGTCGTTTTGCAACAGTTAGGTAGGTACGAGGAAGCCCTCAAATGTTATGATGAATTGTTGAGACTTAACCCAAGTTACATCCGGGCTTGGTATAATAAAGGCAGTGTATTACAGCTATTAGGAAGGCATGAAGAAGCTCAGCAGTGCTTTGACCGTGCACGGGGATTTAATAACTTCTAAAATTAGCGATAAATTTCTCTTCGATCATTTCAGCCCGTGCTTATGTTTTGTATTTAGTATTGTCACCAAGCGCAAGTATGCTTAACTGAGCAATGAATAGCTTAGACCTATAAAACGCTACGACAGAATACCGGAATTTGATATATGTTAGAGTTTAAATAAAACAGATGTTGAACCTTACATGGATAAAAAGCCAGACGCCGTTTTGAGCGGCGTCTGGTTTGGTTTATTTCTTATATTCTTTCACCATCTCCACAAAATATTCGTGTATCCTTGTGTCATCTGTCAATTCAGGATGGAATGATGTGACGAGTACGTTATTTTGTCTGAGCATGACCGGATGGTTGTCTAAGAACGCGAGTGTTTCTACCCCTTCACCCCAAGCTTCAACACGTGGTGCGCGAATGAATATGGCTTTGAATGGTTTGTTGAAGCCTTTGATTTCGATGAACTCGTCAAAACTATCAACTTGTCTTCCGTAAGCGTTCCTTCGCACCTTAATGTCAATAACCCCCAACGACTCTTGCGGGTAATTCTCGATTTCTTTTGCAAGGACAATAAGCCCTGCACAAGTTCCGTACACAGGAAATCCGTTGAGTATTTTCTCTTTCAACGCATCAAAGAGTCCTATTCGTTTCATAATGCGTATCATCGTTGTAGATTCTCCACCGGGGATAATCAGTCCATCGACTTTTTCCAAGTCTTCAGGAGTTCTTACTACGTAGGTCTGTATTCCGAGTTTTTCTATCATCCACTTGTGTTCTCTGAAATCACCTTGTATTCCCGAAACGCCAATTACCATTTTTCACCAACCTCTCTCTTGCAGTCGCACTTCGAGCGTCTCAATTTCCAAGCCTTCCATCGGTTCACCGATGTCTTCGGAGATTTTTAAGAGCATCTCGGGATCGTTCCAGTACGTAACTGCCATTACGATGGCCTTTGCCATCTTCATCGGGTCTTTTGATTTGAATATACCACTACCTACAAAAACGCCATCTGCTCCAAGCATCATCATCAGTGCAGCATCAGCTGGTGTTGCAATTCCACCTGCAGCGAAGTTAACAACGGGAAGTCTGCCGAGTTCCTTGACTTGTTGAACGAGTTCCACAGGAGCACCTATCTCTTTCGCGTAGGTGACTATCTCTTCGTATGGCATGTTCTGGACTTTTCTGATTTCAGACATAACAGTTCTCATGTGTTTTACAGCTTCAACCACATTTCCTGTGCCTGCTTCACCTTTTGTCCTTATCATCGCGGCACCTTCTGCAATCCTTCTGAGAGCTTCACCGAGGTTCCTCGCACCGCAGACAAAAGGAACTTTGAATTCGTGCTTGTTTATGTGATACTTGTCATCAGCTGGTGTGAGAACTTCCGATTCATCGATGAAGTCTACACCAAGTGCTTCAAGAATGCGAGCTTCTGCAATGTGTCCGATTCTGACTTTCGCCATCACCGGAATCGATACTGCTTCCATTATCTCTTTTATCTTCGCAATACTTGCCATCCTTGCGACTCCACCAGCTTTTCTTATATCCGCTGGAACTCTTTCAAGTGCCATAACTGCTACAGCACCGGCTTCTTCTGCTATCTTGGCTTGTTCAGCCGTTGTGACGTCCATGATAACGCCACCTTTGAACATTTCGGCAAAACCCTTCTTAATTTCCCATGTACCTTTTTCCATATATACCATCCTCCCTTCAATATTCTCCACTGCTCTCTGTGTCAAGTATATTTAACTACAGTACTTTTACATTTTCAAGAGTGTCAGATTATAACCGTCTCGGTGTATTCACCAAATACTTCCCTCAGTGCGTTGCTGATTTCTCCAACTGTTGCGTAAGCTTTAACTGCTTCGAGTACGTACGGGAAGAGGTTTTCATCTGTTGCCGCAACTTCTTTGATTTTGTTGAGTAGCTTGTTTACTTTTTCGTTGTCTCTTCTTTCTTTGAGCTTTTTCAACCTTTCTTTCTGTTTCTTTTCGAGTTCTGGGTCAACTTTGAGAATCTGAGTTTGTTTTACATCCTCTTCTACTTGGAATTTGTTAACACCGACGATTATCTCTTCGCCTTTTTCAACAGCGAGCTGGTGTTTGTAAGCGCTTTCATGAATTTCTTTTTGGACATAACCAGATTCTATGGCCTTTATCATACCGCCCATCTGATCGATCTTTTCAATGTACTCCATCGCGCGTTTTTCGATTTCGTTTGTCATGGCTTCTACCACGTACGAACCACCGAATGGATCTATCGTATCGGCAACACCGGATTCGTAGGCTATTATCTGCTGCGTTCTCAGTGCGATTCTTGCCGATTCTTCCGTTGGTAAGCCAAGTGCTTCGTCGTAGCTGTTAGTATGGAGCGATTGTGTGCCACCGAGTACGGCGGCGAGTGCTTGAATTGTAACGCGGATGATGTTGTTGAGTGGCTGTTGAGCTGTCAATGTGGAACCACCGGTTTGTGTGTGGAACCTGAGTTTCAATGCTTCTGGATCTGTTACGCCGAATCTGTTCTTCATTATCTTTGCCCAGAGTCGTCTTGCCGCACGGAACTTTGCGATCTCTTCTAAGAAGTTGTTGTGCGCTGCGAAGAAGAACGAAAGTCTTTTACCAAAAACGTTTGGATCGAGTCCTTTCTTTATCGCAGCTTCGACGTACGCAATTCCATCGGCAAGTGTGAATGCAACTTCTTGAACTGCCGTTGAACCGGCTTCTCTGATGTGGTATCCGCTGATACTTATTGGGTTCCATTTCGGCATGTACTTCGAACAGTACTCGAATATGTCCGTGATGAGTCGCATGGAAGGTTCGGGTGGATAAATGTAGGTTCCGCGTGCAATGTATTCTTTCAATATGTCGTTTTGAATTGTTCCGCTGAGTTTGTCTTGTGAAACGCCTTGCTTTTCTGCAACGGCAATGTACATAGCAAGAAGGATCATCGCGGTGCTGTTGATGGTCATGGATGTGCTGACTTGGTCAAGTGGTATGCCATCAAATAAGATTTCCATATCTTCGAGTGAATCTATGGCAACTCCAACCCTTCCAACTTCACCTTCCGCCATTGGGTCATCTGAATCATAACCGATTTGTGTTGGGAGGTCGAAAGCAACGGAGAGCCCTGTTTGACCTTGTTGCAAGAGGTATTTGTACCTTTTGTTTGATTCTTCAGCTGTTCCAAATCCTGCGTATTGACGCATTGTCCAAAATCTTGCACGGTACATTGTGGGTTGTACTCCACGCGTGAATGGGTAGTCTCCAGGGAAGCCTAAGTCGTCAACGTAATCTAGATGCTCGATATCTTCTGGTGTGTAAACACGTTTGATTTCATAGCCAGATGTGGACATGAACGGAGATTTCCTTTCCGGAACTTTGGCTATCGACTTCGCAACAACTTCTTCGTATTTCGCTTTCGCCTTCTGGAATCTTTCATCCATCTGTCTTCTCCCCCTTCGCTCCAAAATAACTCAGTCTTGCGCATTATTTAATCCTTCATCCTTGCCTGTCAATCTCTTGTCCTTTGCTTTCTGTTTGAATATACGACTGCACCATCTTTTTGCCTGTTTCAGTTTTCAGTGCAGTC
The DNA window shown above is from Fervidobacterium changbaicum and carries:
- a CDS encoding hydrogenase subunit MbhD domain-containing protein encodes the protein MSNIIEFFQNLELLDWIFYLIGGLMIIYSLFAVEAKKVFDSILALSAVSLLSVLLFIVLKAPDVAITEAAVGSGLASAVMIFALFRMKAGEKK
- the mnhG gene encoding monovalent cation/H(+) antiporter subunit G; the protein is MTGLIQQIVGYTLTALGALFYFYAGLGLLRMPDFYTKLQASTKATTLGTFSVALGVGILNPAFLGKALLLIAFIALTNPVASSVMIRAAYKNKVPACKETVVDEIASVYTTQENGGENHE
- a CDS encoding cation:proton antiporter — translated: MSGSLLIDLIVFGLTGLGIFFSLLRFLLGPSSFERLMAVDMMNVMVIGLVSLIAYIFKNNMYMDIAILYGLLSFIETIVFARYLENQAVNNAESKSVDGDVK
- a CDS encoding Na+/H+ antiporter subunit E, whose protein sequence is MSFSVFIVTFFTWLVLTWTIDPQEIIVGLIVSAVISVIFKRYYNIKLSAKFIPGLFKFVFVYVPVFIWEMLKANLDVASRVVEPKVKVKPGFVRIKTDLKGDVAKLTLANSITLTPGTITVDIKDDELYIHWIEVKGTDEESKKSFYGVFERILKGVYE
- a CDS encoding tetratricopeptide repeat protein, which translates into the protein MVTFKKTASERLEEGDALYDAGLYEEAIECYDQAIKLEPENINTLILKSTVLARVRKFDGR
- a CDS encoding tetratricopeptide repeat protein encodes the protein MDIFGKSAGYFLNMGNLFYEQGRYEEVLQCYEQALRIAPYFAAAWYNKGHLLKQLGWYQGAIQCYGEVLRIDPYFIDAFINKGNALKQLGRYEEAIRCYDEALRIDPNHSRAWYNKGNAMLQIGRYEEALRCYDQALKNNPSYLDAWNNKGVVLQQLGRYEEALKCYDELLRLNPSYIRAWYNKGSVLQLLGRHEEAQQCFDRARGFNNF
- the pdxT gene encoding pyridoxal 5'-phosphate synthase glutaminase subunit PdxT; translated protein: MVIGVSGIQGDFREHKWMIEKLGIQTYVVRTPEDLEKVDGLIIPGGESTTMIRIMKRIGLFDALKEKILNGFPVYGTCAGLIVLAKEIENYPQESLGVIDIKVRRNAYGRQVDSFDEFIEIKGFNKPFKAIFIRAPRVEAWGEGVETLAFLDNHPVMLRQNNVLVTSFHPELTDDTRIHEYFVEMVKEYKK
- the pdxS gene encoding pyridoxal 5'-phosphate synthase lyase subunit PdxS, producing the protein MEKGTWEIKKGFAEMFKGGVIMDVTTAEQAKIAEEAGAVAVMALERVPADIRKAGGVARMASIAKIKEIMEAVSIPVMAKVRIGHIAEARILEALGVDFIDESEVLTPADDKYHINKHEFKVPFVCGARNLGEALRRIAEGAAMIRTKGEAGTGNVVEAVKHMRTVMSEIRKVQNMPYEEIVTYAKEIGAPVELVQQVKELGRLPVVNFAAGGIATPADAALMMMLGADGVFVGSGIFKSKDPMKMAKAIVMAVTYWNDPEMLLKISEDIGEPMEGLEIETLEVRLQERGW
- a CDS encoding acyl-CoA mutase large subunit family protein, which encodes MDERFQKAKAKYEEVVAKSIAKVPERKSPFMSTSGYEIKRVYTPEDIEHLDYVDDLGFPGDYPFTRGVQPTMYRARFWTMRQYAGFGTAEESNKRYKYLLQQGQTGLSVAFDLPTQIGYDSDDPMAEGEVGRVGVAIDSLEDMEILFDGIPLDQVSTSMTINSTAMILLAMYIAVAEKQGVSQDKLSGTIQNDILKEYIARGTYIYPPEPSMRLITDIFEYCSKYMPKWNPISISGYHIREAGSTAVQEVAFTLADGIAYVEAAIKKGLDPNVFGKRLSFFFAAHNNFLEEIAKFRAARRLWAKIMKNRFGVTDPEALKLRFHTQTGGSTLTAQQPLNNIIRVTIQALAAVLGGTQSLHTNSYDEALGLPTEESARIALRTQQIIAYESGVADTIDPFGGSYVVEAMTNEIEKRAMEYIEKIDQMGGMIKAIESGYVQKEIHESAYKHQLAVEKGEEIIVGVNKFQVEEDVKQTQILKVDPELEKKQKERLKKLKERRDNEKVNKLLNKIKEVAATDENLFPYVLEAVKAYATVGEISNALREVFGEYTETVII